A segment of the Allosaccharopolyspora coralli genome:
CGCGGACGTCCGCTGTCTCTCGGCAGGATCGACCCTGGCCACGCCACGATCACCACGGTTGTGGTGGCGAGGAAACCGGTGCGCCCTCCGGGGAGCCCCTCCGGTGCACGACGGCCGCGTTCCGGGCCGATGCCGGGGTTTGTCCGGAGCCGCGCGTCCACAGTGACCGGCGATGCTCGTACCATGAGAAACGACATCGAGCACCTGCCTTGGCGACTGATCACGGCCTTGGGGGCGTTCGCCTTGCTGCGACCGTTGGCGAGCATCCTCGGGCTCAGCGACACGTGGGGGAAACCAGCGACTCCGCTGCTGCTCACCGGCGTGATCACGGCGGTCTGGGTCGGCGTCGTCGTCGCTCGCCGGGTGCCGCGACCACTGCTGACCCTGAGCCTGGCCGGAGCCGTCTACGCGGTCTTGCTGATCCCGCTGAGCGCCGTGTTGTCGCTGCTGTTGAGTGGGCAGCTGCAAGGACCCCTCGCCACACCGGTGGCGATCGTCCCGCTGGTGATCACCAACGTGCTCTGGGGTGCCGTCGCAGGGGCGATCGCCCTGGCAATGCAGCAACTCAGCCCAGGCACGACCCGCACCCGCTGACCGTCGCGTGAGCCCCGCCGACGTAGCGACGTCTTTGCGCGTGCCGGTGCCCTGGATCACACTGGCAGGGCGTGAAAGGCAGGTGCGGATAGCGTGCGCAGCGACGACCAGCTCGAAGCCGCCGTGCCGCCGGGCGTGGACCCGCGGGCGCGGGCCCGGGAACTCGCCCGCGTCCACGACGAGGCGATCAGCAGCGGACGCCCGCACGCCGCGCCCCGCCCGATCATCGGCGACTCCTGGCGCCGGCTGCTCGGGCACGGCATGGACCCGGACCACGGTGGGACCGCATCCGTCCTCGGTGACGACCAGGTCGAACAGCGTCGGTCGCGATCCCGGATGAGCGGGCTGCTGCCGACGCTGCGCACCGGGCTGGGTGAGGTCGCCGATCACGACGCCAACATCATGGTCGTCACCGACGCCGACGGCCGCGTGTTGTGGCGGGAAGGGTCTCGACGCGGCGGGCGTGGGGCGGATCGGTTGGGATTCGTGCCCGGCTCGTGTTGGAGCGAAGACGTCGTCGGCACGAACGCGATCGGCACCGCCCTGGTCGTGGGAGCTCCGATGCAGGTCTATTCGGCCGAACACTTCGTGCGCAGCCATCACCCCTGGACTTGCTCGGCCGCGCCGGTCCGCGACCCGCGGGAGGGCAGCGTGCTCGGCGCGGTCGACCTCAGCGGCCCCGCGTCCTCGGTGCATCCCACGACACTGGCGTTGATTCGGGCCGTCGCGCGACTGGCCGAATCCGAACTCCGCGCCCGCCACCGCGACGAGCTCGACCGGCTGCGGGCGGTCGCCGCACCGCTGCTGGCCGGGCCCGGCGAACCGGCCGTGGTCACCGACCGGCACGGCTGGGTCGCCGGAGTGCGCGGGCTCGCCCCACTCGACACAGTGATGCTGCCTGAGCAGATGGGCCAGCGGGTGTGGCTGCCCGCGTTCGGCGACTGCGCGGTCGACCCGGTCCCGGGAGGATGGCTGATCCGCACGCGGCCCAGCGACCCTCCCCGCCCGGGCACGGCGGAACTGGATCTCGGTGATCCGCACCACGCCCGGCTGCGGCTGACCGGCGACGGCGGGAGCTGGGAGCACCCGCTCACTCCGCGCCACGCCGAGATCCTTTACGTGCTCGCCCGGAGGCCCGAGGGGCGCACCGCCGCGGAACTGGCCGTCGACCTCTTCGGCGACCCGAGGCGACAGGTTTCCGTGCGCGCCGAGATGTCCCGTCTGCGCAGGCATCTCGCCGGCGTGCTCGACCACCGGCCGTACCGGTTCACCGGCACCGTCCGCGTCACGACGTACACCCCGAGCGGTGGCGTACCGCTGCCGTACTCGCAGGCACCCGGCGTGCGGGCACTGCGAGGTGGGAACTGATCGTTTCGACGTCCGCGCCCGCGGGTACTCGGCGACGCGGAGGAGCCGCCACGGAGGAGGTTGAACGCTGATGCCGCGCACCCTGGCCCACCAGCTGCTGGCCGAGCACCTCGTCGAGGGGGAACTCGTCGCCGGCTCGCAGATCGCGATCCGCATCGACCAGACACTGACCCAGGACGCCACCGGCACGCTGGTGATGCAGGAGCTGCAGGCGCTGGGGCTGGACCGGGCGCGCACCGAATGCAGCGTGCAGTACGTCGACCACAACCTGCTGCACACCGACGAACGCAACGCCGAGGACCACGCGTTCCTGCGGTCGGCCGCGCAACGATTCGGGTTGTGGTTCTCCAAACCCGGCAACGGCGTCTCCCACCCGACCCACATGCAACGCTTCGGCATCCCCGGCAAGACCCTGGCCGGGTCGGACTCGCACACCTGCGCCGCCGGATCGTTGGGCATGCTCGCCATCGGCGTCGGCGGCCTGGACGTGGCTCAGGCGATCGCGGGGGAGCCGCTGCGGCTGCGGATGCCCGAGATCTGGGGAGTGCGGCTGACCGGTGCCCTGCCCGCGTGGGTTTCGGCGAAGGACGTGGTGCTGGAGATGCTGCGGCGGCACACCGTCTCCGGTGGTCGCGGCCGCATCATCGAGTACCACGGTCCCGGGCTCGACGGACTCTCGGCGATGGATCGGCACGTCATCGCGAACATGGGTGCCGAACTTGGGGCCACCACGACCGTTTTCCCGGCTGACGAGGCGGTTCGCGAGTTCCTGCGCGGCGAAGGGCGGGAGTCCGACTTCCGCGCGCTGGCCGCCGAGGACGGTGCGAACTACGACGTCACCGACGAGATCGACCTGTCCACGCTGGAGCCGCTGATCGCTCGCCCGAGCGCCCCCGACAAGGTGGTGCCGGTGCGCGAGGTCGCGGGCGAAGAGATCAGCCAGGTCGTCATCGGCTCGTCGGCCAACCCCGGGCTGCGGGACTTCGCGATCGCGGCGGCGATGGTGCGCGGTAGGCAGACCCGGGACGAGGTCTCCTTCGACGTGAACCCGAGCTCACGGCAGATTCTGCGCGACCTCACCCGGATCGGCGGCACCACCGACCTCATCACCGCCGGTGCGCGGCTGCACCAATCGGGGTGCCTGGGCTGCATCGGCATGGGCCAGGCACCCGCGGTGGGGCAGAACTCGCTGCGGACGTTCCCGCGCAACTTCCCGGGCCGGTCGGGCACCAAGGAGGACTCCGTCTGGCTGTGCTCTCCGGAGACCGCCGCGGCGTCCGCGTTGGCCGGGGTGATCACCGACCCCCGCGATCTCGCCGAAGACTGGGGCATGGACGTGCCGATGCTGGATCTGCCCGCGGACGCGTCGGTGAACACGGCGATGCTGACCGAGCCGCCGCCCGCCGACGACGCCGCGAAGGTCGAGTTGATCACAGGGCCGAACATCTCCGCGCTGCCCGAGCTGGACCCGCTGCCGGACAGCGTGCAGGCGCCGGTGCTGCTCTCGGTCGGTGACGACGTCTCCACCGACGAGATCTCGCCCGCGGGTGCCCGGGCACTGCCGTTGCGCTCGAACATTCCGGCACTGGCCGAGTTCACCTTCACCCGCCTCGACGAGACCTACCCACAGCGAGCGCGCGAAACCGGTGGTGACCACGCGGTCGTGGGCGGCGACAACTACGGGCAGGGTTCGTCCCGCGAGCACGCCGCGATCACCCCGCGCCATCTCGGCCTGCGGCTGGTGCTCGCGAAGTCGTTCGCCCGGATCCACTTCGACAACCTCGCCAACTTCGGGATCCTGCCGGTGCGGTTCACCGACCCCGGCGATCACGACCGGATCGGACTCGGCGACGTGCTGAGCCTGACCGGCCTGCGGGACGCGCTCGCGGCCGGTACGGAACTGACGGTGCACAACACCACTCGCGGCGAGGACTACCGGGTACGTCACGATCTCTCGCCGCGACAGGTGCAGGCAGTGCTGCATGGGGGAGTGGTTCCGCTGTTGGCCGCCGAACGCTGATCATCAGCCGACGAGCGGGGGATCATCCGAAGGTGTTCCTAGTTGTCGGTGCCCGCGTGCGCTCCTAACGTGGCTGCTGAGGCCAGTCGACCGACGAGAGCACGGGAGCACGAGTGAGCCGTCCGCAGCCCGCGACCAGCGACCGCGACCGCGGAACCGGCCGGCTCGGCGACGGTGCCGTCATCGCACCCCGCCACGGCGTAGCCTCGCCCGCGACCCGCCGTCAGCAGCACCTCCTGACACTGAGCATCGACCGGCCCGCCCGTGGAGTCGTGGTCGTGACGATCCACGGCGAGATCGACCTCGCCTCGGTGCCTCGACTCACCGAGTTGATCCGCCAACGCATGACGGCCGCGAACCTGCGAGCGGTGGTGCTGGACCTCTCGGCGGTGCAGTTCGTCAACAGCTTCGGGATCGAACTGCTCGTCCACGCCCAGAGCCGCGCCGAACAGCGCGGGATCGACCTGCGGTTGGTGCTCGGCGACGGCCCCATGCGGCGGCTCTTGGCTCTGACCCGACTGACCGACCGCTTCACGCACCACGGCACCGTCGACGAAGCACTCGCCCGCGTCGGCTGACCCGGCAGCCGAGCA
Coding sequences within it:
- a CDS encoding STAS domain-containing protein gives rise to the protein MSRPQPATSDRDRGTGRLGDGAVIAPRHGVASPATRRQQHLLTLSIDRPARGVVVVTIHGEIDLASVPRLTELIRQRMTAANLRAVVLDLSAVQFVNSFGIELLVHAQSRAEQRGIDLRLVLGDGPMRRLLALTRLTDRFTHHGTVDEALARVG
- a CDS encoding GAF domain-containing protein; its protein translation is MRSDDQLEAAVPPGVDPRARARELARVHDEAISSGRPHAAPRPIIGDSWRRLLGHGMDPDHGGTASVLGDDQVEQRRSRSRMSGLLPTLRTGLGEVADHDANIMVVTDADGRVLWREGSRRGGRGADRLGFVPGSCWSEDVVGTNAIGTALVVGAPMQVYSAEHFVRSHHPWTCSAAPVRDPREGSVLGAVDLSGPASSVHPTTLALIRAVARLAESELRARHRDELDRLRAVAAPLLAGPGEPAVVTDRHGWVAGVRGLAPLDTVMLPEQMGQRVWLPAFGDCAVDPVPGGWLIRTRPSDPPRPGTAELDLGDPHHARLRLTGDGGSWEHPLTPRHAEILYVLARRPEGRTAAELAVDLFGDPRRQVSVRAEMSRLRRHLAGVLDHRPYRFTGTVRVTTYTPSGGVPLPYSQAPGVRALRGGN
- a CDS encoding aconitate hydratase, encoding MPRTLAHQLLAEHLVEGELVAGSQIAIRIDQTLTQDATGTLVMQELQALGLDRARTECSVQYVDHNLLHTDERNAEDHAFLRSAAQRFGLWFSKPGNGVSHPTHMQRFGIPGKTLAGSDSHTCAAGSLGMLAIGVGGLDVAQAIAGEPLRLRMPEIWGVRLTGALPAWVSAKDVVLEMLRRHTVSGGRGRIIEYHGPGLDGLSAMDRHVIANMGAELGATTTVFPADEAVREFLRGEGRESDFRALAAEDGANYDVTDEIDLSTLEPLIARPSAPDKVVPVREVAGEEISQVVIGSSANPGLRDFAIAAAMVRGRQTRDEVSFDVNPSSRQILRDLTRIGGTTDLITAGARLHQSGCLGCIGMGQAPAVGQNSLRTFPRNFPGRSGTKEDSVWLCSPETAAASALAGVITDPRDLAEDWGMDVPMLDLPADASVNTAMLTEPPPADDAAKVELITGPNISALPELDPLPDSVQAPVLLSVGDDVSTDEISPAGARALPLRSNIPALAEFTFTRLDETYPQRARETGGDHAVVGGDNYGQGSSREHAAITPRHLGLRLVLAKSFARIHFDNLANFGILPVRFTDPGDHDRIGLGDVLSLTGLRDALAAGTELTVHNTTRGEDYRVRHDLSPRQVQAVLHGGVVPLLAAER